The Chroicocephalus ridibundus chromosome 3, bChrRid1.1, whole genome shotgun sequence genome has a segment encoding these proteins:
- the LOC134512699 gene encoding THUMP domain-containing protein 2-like isoform X2 — translation MAAGGGRYFCTAGRGMEPFLAREVQARLGATEVDYVTGKVFFSTEAEPGELRKLKSGERLFLLLKKRTPLTVSRNKGKMLQEIKSLVTEEPKYWLDVISIWRNFHGHEEKKDDVSQENQLPLKRKSEEETNIATKRQKTEQVRETVSEECQAGAGEGCVVPERKSDQHCRTESETSLEDPSKSSGEKPTANSEQLNFSFRVSCRCSGATAKILPSQEIGRAVGVALMKQCGWRVDLRYPDLEIFVHLNDIHSVVGIPLFRLPLANREYIKTAGLRSTVAWAMASLAEITAGASVLDPMCGLGTILLEAAKEWPHCHCLQKALML, via the exons atggcggcggggggcgggcggtaCTTCTGCACGGCAGGCCGTGGCATGGAGCCCTTCCTGGCCCGGGAGGTGCAGGCGCGGCTCGGCGCCACGGAG GTCGACTACGTCACAGGAAAGGTCTTCTTCAGCACAGAGGCGGAGCCGGGCGAGCTGAGGAAACTGAAGTCTGGAGAGAGACTCTTTTTGCTGTTGAAGAAACGCACCCCACTGACGGTTTCTCGAAATAAAG gGAAAATGCTGCAAGAGATTAAAAGCCTTGTCACTGAGGAGCCAAAGTATTGGCTGGATGTTATCTCTATTTGGAGAAACTTTCATGGGcatgaggagaaaaaagatgATGTCTCTCAAGAAAACCAATTGCCTCTgaagagaaaatcagaagaagAGACAAATATTGCAACTAAAAGGCAGAAAACGGAACAAGTGAGAGAGACTGTGTCTGAGGAATGTcaggcaggagctggagaggggtgtGTGGTACCAGAAAGAAAGAGCGATCAGCACTGCCGGACTGAAAGCGAGACTTCCTTAGAAGACCCTTCCAAAAGCAGTGGAGAGAAGCCTACTGCGAATAGTGAGCAGCTTAACTTCAGTTTCAGAGTTTCTTGTCGTTGTAGTGGAGCGACCGCCAAAATACTTCCTTCACAG GAGATTGGAAGGGCCGTTGGCGTAGCACTCATGAAGCAGTGTGGGTGGCGGGTTGATCTGCGGTACCCGGATCTAGAG atctTTGTACATCTTAATGACATTCACTCTGTGGTGGGGATTCCTCTTTTCAG GCTTCCGTTGGCAAACAGAGAGTATATCAAAACAGCAGGACTGCGGTCAACAGTTGCGTGGGCCATGGCATCTCTGGCTGAAATCACT GCAGGTGCCTCTGTGCTGGATCCCATGTGTGGGCTAGGAACAATACTGCTGGAAGCTGCCAAAGAGTGGCCT